GGTCGGGTCGAGCTCCCACTCGCCCTTGATCTGGCGCAGCACGGCCGAGGCCTGGAGGTGACCGATGTCGCGGACCTTCCAGACCGCCCGGCCGACGAGGTCGGGCACGAGATTCACGCCCTGGCCTCCGGTCAGGGAGACCTCCGGGGCTTCCGCGGCGACGGCGAGGGCCACGCGCTCGCCCGCGGGCCAGGTGTAACGGAACTGGGGTTGCCGGATCACGTTCTCGCCGTTGATCCCCTCGAAGTCCAGGTCCTCGTGATCGGCGGCGGGATCGGAGAAGGTGGACCAGGTCTGTCCGAAGAGGATCCCGCGGAACTCCGCGAAGGCGTGGCGGAGGCGGAACGACGTCCGGCTGCCGCTCCCCGACTCGCCGAAGAAGTCCCCCTCCAGGAAGACGCGCATGTACCCGGCGCCGCTGGGCGTGCGGACCTCGACGTTGAAGCGGCTCGTGTTCGCGGAGAAGGTGGTGCGTTTCCCCGTCCCCGCTCCCGCGTCGTCCGGCTCCACGGGGATCGAGTTCGTGATGAACCGGTCGTCGGAGCCGAGGGGATCGAGGGTCACGACGGCGGCGGTTCGGATCCTGCCGCCGAACTTGATGGCGCTGTCGGTCCCCGGGATGCGGATCGAGCCCGGGAAGTAGCCGGCGGAGACCACCCCCTCGGGGAGCTCCGGGGGTTTCTGCATCTCGGCCTCGACCTTCTCCAGGCGCTCGGCGAGGGCCTGCTGCTCCTGGATGGCGGGGATCTCCGCGGCGACGGCTTCCAGCTCCCGGGTCAGCTCGGCGAGACGGACCTCAAGCTCGGCGAGCCTCGCCTCCCGGACCGCGGCCGCGGCGGCGTCCTCCTCGATCCGGGCCTCCTGCGCGGCGATCCGGGCGGCCTGCTCGGCGAGGAGCCGATGCTGCTCGTCGATCAGCGCACGCTGCTCCTCGATCATCTTCAGGAGTTGGGTGGTGGACGGCTTGGGAGGGGCCTTTCGCTTCGCGGGCGCCTTCGCGGGCGCCTCTTCGGCGCGCATCGGCGGGGCGCCGAGAAGGCCCAGGACCAGCAGGAGACATCCGGTGACCACCCTCGGCATGGCCGCATCGTACGTCAGGCGGTCGGTTTCACGCCCCCGCCGCCGGGGGCGGCGCCGGCGCCTCGTGCCAGCGCTCCTTGGGGACGACCTTCGGCTCGGCGGGGTCCCCCTCGTAGGCGGGGGTCATGATCTGGATCCCGTATTCGTTGAAGACGTCCTGGATGTTCCGGTGGAGGTCGGCGTAGGTCCGCGCCATCACGGCGGGGTTCTCGGTGTACACGTTCAGCTCGTAGGTCACGGCGAAGTCGCCCAGCGCCGTCTGCAGGACGAAGGGCTTCGGCTCGGGGCGAAGCCCCGGAGTCCGCTCCGCCGCGAGGAGGAGCATCGCCTCGACCTGCCGCCACGGGACCTCGTACCCGATCCCGACGTTGGTGTGGAGGATCAACCCGTCGCGGCGGGCGACCGAGCTGAAGTTCACGATGTTGCCTCCCAGGATCGTGGAGTTCGGGACAATGACCTCCTCGTTGGTCCTCGTCCGGATGTGCGTCACCAGCAGGCGCACGGCGGTGACCACGCCCTGGTGGTCGTCGACCCGGATGACGTCGCCGACCTTGAACGCACGACGGTAGGTCAGGGAGTACCCCGCGATCATGTTGGAAATCGCCGAGGACGAACCGAGCGAGAACATGAGGCCCAGGAACAGCGAGACCCCCTTGAAGGCGCCCGAGTCCGATCCCGGCAGGTAGGGGTAGGCGACGACGAGGGCGAAGGCGAGCACCAGGATCCGCACGATGCGGAAGGTCGGCGAGGCCCAGTCGGCCTCGAAGGACTCGAAGGCGATCGCCCCCGATTCGATCTTGTTGAAGAACAGCTTCAGGAGCTTCAGCGCCCATCGCGTGACGAAGACGAGGATCACCAGGAAGACGAGGCTGGGGATGTAGTCGAGGACCCCGCTCCCGATTCTGCGGAGCGGGTCCATCACGTACGAGAGGAGCCCCCGCGAGACCGCGCGCGTCCAGGGGAACAACTCGAGGGAGATCTGGACGGCGGCGAACACGGAGACGAGGGTCAGCAGCAGGTGGAGCGTGCGGATCGTCCGTCGGAGCATCGCCAGGAGCCGTTCGGCGTCCATGACGGGGAAGGACCGCATCCTTAGGGAGCGGATCCGCTCGCCGTAGCGCCGCTCCAGCCACGATTCGAGCCCGCGGAACAGGCGCCGCAGGACGAACAACACGAGCGCGAGGATCGCCGCGGTCAGCACGGCGTAGCCGGCCGAGCGGGCGAGGGCGCGGGGCTGCCGGTCGCCGCGGAATCCGACGATCGCGTCGCGCATCTGCTCCGAGAAGAGGCTGGCCACGATCGTCGCGTCGACGCCCGCCAGTTCGGCGTCGGGCGCGCCCACGACCATCAGGGGGCGTGGGCCGAGGGCGATCTCGAGCCCCAGCTCGACGGGCTTCGTCGTCAACGACTCGATCGGAAGCGAACCGTCGCGTGCCGCGTCCACGATACGCGCGGAAATCCGTCGCGCCCGGT
This Candidatus Polarisedimenticolaceae bacterium DNA region includes the following protein-coding sequences:
- a CDS encoding mechanosensitive ion channel family protein, giving the protein MIAFALAMLLAAPAAAVPPPPDGPEPEVVETAPVVVDGVERFRVRGVASLAASDRARRISARIVDAARDGSLPIESLTTKPVELGLEIALGPRPLMVVGAPDAELAGVDATIVASLFSEQMRDAIVGFRGDRQPRALARSAGYAVLTAAILALVLFVLRRLFRGLESWLERRYGERIRSLRMRSFPVMDAERLLAMLRRTIRTLHLLLTLVSVFAAVQISLELFPWTRAVSRGLLSYVMDPLRRIGSGVLDYIPSLVFLVILVFVTRWALKLLKLFFNKIESGAIAFESFEADWASPTFRIVRILVLAFALVVAYPYLPGSDSGAFKGVSLFLGLMFSLGSSSAISNMIAGYSLTYRRAFKVGDVIRVDDHQGVVTAVRLLVTHIRTRTNEEVIVPNSTILGGNIVNFSSVARRDGLILHTNVGIGYEVPWRQVEAMLLLAAERTPGLRPEPKPFVLQTALGDFAVTYELNVYTENPAVMARTYADLHRNIQDVFNEYGIQIMTPAYEGDPAEPKVVPKERWHEAPAPPPAAGA
- a CDS encoding DcaP family trimeric outer membrane transporter codes for the protein MPRVVTGCLLLVLGLLGAPPMRAEEAPAKAPAKRKAPPKPSTTQLLKMIEEQRALIDEQHRLLAEQAARIAAQEARIEEDAAAAAVREARLAELEVRLAELTRELEAVAAEIPAIQEQQALAERLEKVEAEMQKPPELPEGVVSAGYFPGSIRIPGTDSAIKFGGRIRTAAVVTLDPLGSDDRFITNSIPVEPDDAGAGTGKRTTFSANTSRFNVEVRTPSGAGYMRVFLEGDFFGESGSGSRTSFRLRHAFAEFRGILFGQTWSTFSDPAADHEDLDFEGINGENVIRQPQFRYTWPAGERVALAVAAEAPEVSLTGGQGVNLVPDLVGRAVWKVRDIGHLQASAVLRQIKGEWELDPT